The Candidatus Liberibacter solanacearum CLso-ZC1 genomic interval GAAATGACCTTATAAGCAATGCGAATAAAATTCTATTTTCTCTTGAAGAAGCTCAAGAGTTGTTAAACAATACTTTTGCTAAGCGTAATGAGAATTTTGTAGATACTTTATCAGAGAATCAATCAAAATTTGAACATAATCTTGTAAGTAAATCTCAACTCATAATTGGGAGCCTTTCTCAAGATATTAAAAATATGACAGAAATAGCCTATGCTAAAGCAATGGATATGGCTAATTCTCTTACTAAAATCCAAGGTAATATTGGTGTTACTTTAGACAATCATTCTCAGATAATATTGAAGAAGATTTCTGATGCTGATACGAACGTTGCCCAAGCATTTAAAGAGCGTATGGATAGCATTTGCCTAGCTTATAATGATAACCATCAAATTTTGGACAAGAAACTTTCCGATCACATAAATATTTTACAAGACGTTCTTGCAGGAAACGAAAGTAAAATGGATGGTTCAATCGAATCTGCATCACAGTTCATTAAGAAGATCCTTGATGAAAATTCTGCTCGCATTGAGGCATTGTTGAATTACGGCAATGATTCAGTGAACAGTACCTTATTATGTTCTCATCAGAAATTTGATAGATTACTAAAAGAAAAGTCGGATGAACTTATCCAAGTTCTTGATAATAGTGCTTCTTCTTTATCTACAGCAGTGTCTAAAGAGACAATTAATTTACAAAACAACTTGAAAGAAAGAGAAGTTTCTCTATCACAGACGGTGAATGATTCTTCTTCCTCCTTCAAGGATTTGTCAGAAAATATTAATGATCTAACCCAAAAATTGGTTTCAGTTGTTGGCAACATGTCTCAATCCACAATCGATGTTTCTGGTCAATTAGAAGCATCTATGGATTCCGTAAACGAAAAAGTCCAAAAATGCAGAGAGTTCTTTGGAGAAAAGATTGCTATCTTTATGAATGAAATATCCAAAATAATGGAAGTTTCAGAACAAAGAATATCTCAAAGAACACAGGAAATTTCACAGCAACTACTACAAAACAATGATGTTGTCACGGATCAGATCATAGACAATACTTCTCGTATTAGCGGAGAAATCGATAATATTACGAAAAAATTTGTTGAAACAGGTCAGCTTTTAGAAGAAAAAGAAGGAAAATTCCGTTCTACATTGAATCACTTCAATAATAATCTTTCTGAAGTTTTCCATGAAGTCGATCAAGTTGTTTTATCTCATACCAATGAAGCTCGTTCTGTAATAGAGAAACGAATCAGTGAGGTCAAAGAGATTGTTTCTAATGTAGATAATGCATTAAATGTGCATGAATCGACTATGCTCAATAAATTTAAGGAATATGTAAAATCCTTTGAATCCAATATGGAAGAGTGGAAATCTCTCTTGGATAAAAACAATAATTCTATGCAATTATCTTTTGATGAACGCTCTACTATTTTAGATAGTCTCCTTTCGCAGCGTTCAGTTGAGATTTCAAATTCTATTTCTGATGCCTTTCATAAAGAAGGAGATGCTGTTGCAAATATCATAGATAAACAAATATATGACGCGGCAAATGCACTTAAAAAACTCGAAGAATTGCTCATTAATGATGTTGAAAAAATCACCCATAGAATTTCTGATAGTAGTTTAGATGTAACAACAATCCTTAATGCAGCTACGAATTCTCTTAACAAAGTGGACAAATCTTTATTTCAAACTACTAATCGCATCATCGACACAACAGGACAAATTAGCACAGTTCTTTCTGAATCATCGAAATTATTTGATAATAAAATTAAAGACCTCAACGAAATATCTAAAGATGTTTTGTTCCGTATGTCTGAAATCGTCAATAAATTCGATAAAAATTCTCAAATTCTCTTAAAATCGCATGATTTGCTTGTAAAAACACAATCTGAAACAGGCTTGGCTCTAGATAAAGGGGCAAATAATTTAGCAAGCTTGACCAATAAATTGATTTCCAAGTCTTCTGAAGCGCAAAAGTTTGTTATATCTCTCTTAGTGGATATTAAGAAGGTTGTTGAACAAACTAATTTTCTTTCAGACAAGGTTGTTAAAAGTATGACTCATGGTCTCCAAGCATCTTTCTTGGATATCGAAGGGACCTTATCAAACATAGAGATGCGCAGTCGTGATACTATAAAACTTATTGATCATGATTTGACTAATATCGGAAACAAAACTGTCAAAACCATTGATAAAAGTTTTGGCGAAATAGAAGAGAAATCTCGCAATTTATCAAATCATATAGCTCAGAAGATACATTCTTCTATTCCTAATGTTGAGAATGCTTTCTCTACTCTTGAGAAAAAATCAGATCAATCTATGAAGGAATTTTTAGATTCTCTAAATAATAAAGTGAATACGTTTACTGAGAAATTATCGAAAACAAGTGAAGAAATTTCCTTGACCTCTCATAAAATAACCGAAGAATTGAACGATTCTCGTAATGTTTTAAAACGTGATTCTATATCATTGGCTCAAGAAGCAAAAGAAAGTGCTGATACCATACGCAATGCCATAGAAGAACAGATCAATACACTAAGAGATTTCCAAAAATTAGTGACTGATTCCGTGCAAAGTAACCCGACTTTTTATGACAAAAAATTGAGTTCTGATAACAGTAATCCACCCCAATTAGACAAACCTGAATCAAACAAAGAAATCACTAAAAATAAGTCAATCAAAAAATGGTTTAACGATATTGTCCATTCTGCTACCCTTAATAAAGGTAAAATTTCCTCATCTAAAGATGGGAATTTATTATATTCTATCGATTCCCTTGTTTCAGATATTTCCCAATTTATTGATTGTGATGCCTTCGTTGACTTATGGAAACGTTATACACAGGGAGAAGATGATCTATTTAGCCAACAGTTATATACTCTAAGAGGACAGAAATTATTTCGCAATATTCAAGAAAAGTACGTAAATAATCTAGAATTCAGAAGTGATGTTGATTCTTATATTACTAATTTTGAAGAAATGCTTTCTGAAAGTGTTCATTCAAGTTCTGATTC includes:
- a CDS encoding apolipoprotein A-IV repeat region-like domain-containing protein — its product is MISRARDMHDASQSIAKIALRLVDPEEYSSEKILSISSAVRREIMTITEEIERAVSRASDLEKIVRSEIDVLEDNYNKNEVRAHNITHKLREEREAIVDHGMQLRTSIAEVHEALKEELSLTSEEISIHLSRATDSFQSIVDMRIAKLTDKTNRVVQESAETISSKIDQLLEVLDSSSMIITEDFDNRIETLSNALDNSGRSLANHLSIHASMLGNNTDKISLTLKEQSHQFTESFTSHICEMSKFFSEKQSSITSTLNDMIQNLRVSFQEKEELFRNNLQSTTDNTLSEVDNRTSIIENTINKFLTDTAETFNKRIAEFGHFFERNFNEFETTLKDNINKLNGCFENSHTNMEDLFISNIKTIDSNLDKKTLILEGTLSTKQNNITHLTEANAEKLENILTNSIDNLKGVLDERRQKIDTDLGKKSEELCTSFDSSYQKVSNVISEREKSFSNSLIRAQLQFEEALAGRPQSIIDSISNNIKKLTDTIYDKTMVLAAALSENQKSLDNSLKKHASDVVNKITIAESQLVNRFTESSEQIVFSYSNNNNKLEKILKQHLASLTDTFSNKSSHVNNMLESSAENIKSMLSTNTKRMEEVLSNGSENIGLELSTVSNTISHSIDDVKAISTELEQRCQGLGNDLISNANKILFSLEEAQELLNNTFAKRNENFVDTLSENQSKFEHNLVSKSQLIIGSLSQDIKNMTEIAYAKAMDMANSLTKIQGNIGVTLDNHSQIILKKISDADTNVAQAFKERMDSICLAYNDNHQILDKKLSDHINILQDVLAGNESKMDGSIESASQFIKKILDENSARIEALLNYGNDSVNSTLLCSHQKFDRLLKEKSDELIQVLDNSASSLSTAVSKETINLQNNLKEREVSLSQTVNDSSSSFKDLSENINDLTQKLVSVVGNMSQSTIDVSGQLEASMDSVNEKVQKCREFFGEKIAIFMNEISKIMEVSEQRISQRTQEISQQLLQNNDVVTDQIIDNTSRISGEIDNITKKFVETGQLLEEKEGKFRSTLNHFNNNLSEVFHEVDQVVLSHTNEARSVIEKRISEVKEIVSNVDNALNVHESTMLNKFKEYVKSFESNMEEWKSLLDKNNNSMQLSFDERSTILDSLLSQRSVEISNSISDAFHKEGDAVANIIDKQIYDAANALKKLEELLINDVEKITHRISDSSLDVTTILNAATNSLNKVDKSLFQTTNRIIDTTGQISTVLSESSKLFDNKIKDLNEISKDVLFRMSEIVNKFDKNSQILLKSHDLLVKTQSETGLALDKGANNLASLTNKLISKSSEAQKFVISLLVDIKKVVEQTNFLSDKVVKSMTHGLQASFLDIEGTLSNIEMRSRDTIKLIDHDLTNIGNKTVKTIDKSFGEIEEKSRNLSNHIAQKIHSSIPNVENAFSTLEKKSDQSMKEFLDSLNNKVNTFTEKLSKTSEEISLTSHKITEELNDSRNVLKRDSISLAQEAKESADTIRNAIEEQINTLRDFQKLVTDSVQSNPTFYDKKLSSDNSNPPQLDKPESNKEITKNKSIKKWFNDIVHSATLNKGKISSSKDGNLLYSIDSLVSDISQFIDCDAFVDLWKRYTQGEDDLFSQQLYTLRGQKLFRNIQEKYVNNLEFRSDVDSYITNFEEMLSESVHSSSDSNSVTQEHIMSNYGKVYTMLVHASGRTL